A single Solidesulfovibrio sp. DNA region contains:
- a CDS encoding HD domain-containing phosphohydrolase, translating into MAGPAPTSLAGRAAAPMDAAAVLFHDAPLAIYLRAPDGSFLEVNRAMAQLFGYDSPGQFLEAMAAFPDQHYLDPASRRAVLDELAATGFVTGRQYQAMGRDGFVLWVEESARLVDAGGDEHYYFGYLRDITAEKSTKWALTEAEEKYRAIFEHAVEGLFQMTPAGRFVTVNDALCAMLGFPAATALTDDPEAAARLFVDDGTRRGLTLALEEADMVRALDAELRRADGTRIWVSIHARAVRDGNGRVVLHEGSMVDVTERRLSQEQLRQSLARTSLLFHQTVTSLSKTVRYRDPYTAGHQDSVSRLATAMARRLGLSADEAAGIRVAGQLHDIGKIVVPVRYLCKPGRLVGLEWEFMRQHAQAGYEILKEIDFPWPVAAVVWAHHERLDGSGYPRGLSGPDIPLGARILAVADVLDAMASNRPYRPALGVAAALEELARHRGTGFDAAAVDAARSVIRDGLIRY; encoded by the coding sequence GTGGCCGGCCCAGCCCCCACCTCCCTCGCCGGGCGCGCCGCCGCGCCCATGGACGCCGCGGCGGTGCTGTTTCACGACGCGCCCCTGGCCATCTACCTGCGCGCCCCGGACGGATCGTTTCTCGAGGTCAACCGGGCCATGGCCCAGTTGTTCGGCTACGACAGCCCGGGGCAATTCCTGGAAGCCATGGCCGCGTTCCCGGACCAGCACTACCTGGACCCGGCCTCCCGCCGGGCCGTCCTGGACGAATTGGCCGCGACCGGGTTCGTCACCGGCCGGCAGTACCAGGCCATGGGCCGGGACGGCTTCGTCTTGTGGGTCGAGGAGTCGGCCCGCCTGGTGGACGCCGGGGGCGACGAGCACTACTATTTCGGCTACCTGCGCGACATCACGGCGGAAAAGAGCACCAAATGGGCCCTGACCGAGGCCGAGGAGAAATACCGGGCCATTTTCGAGCACGCCGTGGAGGGGCTTTTCCAGATGACCCCGGCCGGGCGCTTCGTCACGGTCAACGACGCCCTGTGCGCCATGCTCGGCTTCCCGGCGGCCACGGCCCTCACCGACGACCCCGAGGCCGCGGCGCGCCTGTTCGTCGACGACGGGACCCGCCGGGGCCTGACCCTGGCCCTGGAAGAGGCGGACATGGTCCGCGCCCTGGACGCCGAGCTGCGCCGGGCCGACGGCACGCGCATCTGGGTGTCCATCCACGCCCGGGCGGTGCGCGACGGCAACGGCCGGGTGGTGCTCCACGAAGGCTCCATGGTGGACGTGACCGAACGGCGGCTGTCCCAGGAACAGTTGCGCCAGAGCCTGGCCCGCACGAGCCTGCTGTTCCACCAGACCGTCACCTCCCTGTCCAAGACCGTGCGCTACCGCGACCCCTATACCGCCGGCCATCAGGACAGCGTGTCCCGGCTGGCCACGGCCATGGCCCGGCGCCTGGGCCTGTCCGCCGACGAGGCGGCCGGCATCCGGGTGGCCGGCCAGCTCCACGACATCGGCAAGATCGTGGTGCCGGTGCGCTACCTGTGCAAGCCCGGCCGGCTGGTGGGGCTGGAGTGGGAATTCATGCGCCAGCACGCCCAGGCCGGCTACGAGATCCTCAAGGAAATCGATTTTCCCTGGCCCGTGGCCGCCGTCGTCTGGGCCCACCATGAGCGGCTGGACGGCTCGGGCTATCCCCGGGGCCTGTCCGGGCCGGACATTCCCCTCGGGGCGCGCATCCTGGCCGTGGCCGACGTGCTGGACGCCATGGCCTCCAACCGGCCCTACCGGCCGGCCCTGGGCGTGGCCGCCGCCCTGGAGGAGCTTGCCCGCCACCGGGGCACGGGCTTCGACGCCGCGGCCGTGGACGCGGCCCGGTCGGTCATCCGCGACGGCCTGATCCGCTACTGA
- the nifH gene encoding nitrogenase iron protein, with translation MRKIAIYGKGGIGKSTTTQNTVAGLAEMGKKVMVVGCDPKADSTRLLLHGLAQKTVLDTLREEGEDVDLDDILKEGYGGTMCTESGGPEPGVGCAGRGIITSINLLEQLGAYEDDKHLDYVFYDVLGDVVCGGFAMPIRDGKAEEIYIVCSGEMMAMYAANNICKGIVKYADTGGVRLGGIICNSRKVDQEQEMIQELCRQLGTQMIHFMPRENQVQRAEINRKTVIDYSPEHPQADEYRALAKKIDANDMFVIPKPIEINTLEKLLIDFGISN, from the coding sequence ATGCGTAAAATCGCGATTTACGGGAAGGGCGGCATCGGCAAGTCCACCACCACGCAGAACACCGTCGCGGGCCTGGCGGAAATGGGCAAGAAGGTCATGGTGGTCGGCTGCGACCCCAAGGCCGACTCCACCCGCCTGCTCCTGCACGGCCTGGCCCAGAAGACCGTCCTCGACACCCTGCGCGAGGAAGGCGAGGACGTCGACCTCGACGACATCCTCAAGGAAGGCTACGGCGGCACCATGTGCACCGAGTCCGGCGGCCCCGAGCCCGGCGTCGGCTGCGCCGGCCGCGGCATCATCACCTCCATCAACCTGCTCGAACAGCTCGGCGCCTACGAGGACGACAAGCACCTCGACTACGTCTTCTACGACGTACTCGGCGACGTCGTCTGCGGCGGTTTCGCCATGCCCATCCGCGACGGCAAGGCCGAGGAGATCTACATCGTCTGTTCCGGCGAGATGATGGCCATGTACGCCGCCAACAACATCTGCAAGGGCATCGTGAAATACGCCGACACCGGCGGCGTGCGCCTGGGCGGCATCATCTGCAACAGCCGCAAGGTCGATCAGGAACAGGAAATGATCCAGGAGCTGTGCCGCCAGCTCGGCACCCAGATGATCCACTTCATGCCCCGCGAAAACCAGGTCCAGCGCGCCGAGATCAACCGCAAGACCGTCATCGACTATTCGCCCGAGCACCCCCAGGCCGACGAGTACCGGGCCCTGGCCAAGAAGATCGACGCCAACGACATGTTCGTGATCCCCAAGCCCATCGAGATCAACACCCTGGAAAAGCTGCTCATCGATTTCGGCATCTCCAACTAG
- a CDS encoding response regulator — translation MAAKRILTVDDAESVRSLVSRTLGQAGYDIVEAVDGADALDKVAGGVDLVITDINMPGMGGLELLGRLRQRPDTRFTPVLVLTTESQSAMRRQAVAAGATGWIVKPFEPASLVALVRRFLS, via the coding sequence ATGGCCGCCAAGCGTATTTTGACCGTCGACGACGCGGAAAGCGTGCGCTCGCTCGTGTCCAGGACCCTTGGCCAGGCCGGCTACGACATCGTCGAGGCCGTGGACGGCGCCGATGCCCTGGACAAGGTCGCGGGCGGCGTCGATCTGGTCATCACCGACATCAACATGCCGGGCATGGGCGGGCTGGAGTTGCTCGGCCGGCTGCGCCAGCGGCCGGACACGCGGTTCACGCCCGTACTGGTCCTGACCACGGAATCCCAAAGCGCCATGCGCCGGCAGGCCGTGGCCGCCGGGGCCACCGGCTGGATCGTCAAGCCCTTCGAACCGGCAAGCCTCGTCGCCCTGGTGCGGCGCTTCCTCAGTTAG
- a CDS encoding P-II family nitrogen regulator: MKEIMAVIRMNKMNQTKKALADAGIPAFVAREGYGRGKGLVNQEVLEGAAAGNEEAIALLGTKGRLYPKRIISLVVPDDKVRPAVDVLISVNRTSRAGDGKIFVMPVSDSIRVRTGEEGDAAIV; encoded by the coding sequence ATGAAGGAGATCATGGCGGTCATCCGCATGAACAAGATGAACCAGACCAAAAAGGCCCTGGCCGACGCCGGCATCCCGGCCTTCGTGGCCCGCGAGGGCTACGGCCGCGGCAAGGGCCTGGTCAACCAGGAAGTTCTCGAAGGGGCCGCCGCCGGCAACGAGGAGGCCATCGCCCTGCTCGGCACCAAGGGCCGGCTCTATCCCAAGCGCATCATCTCCCTGGTGGTGCCCGACGACAAGGTCCGGCCGGCCGTGGATGTCCTGATATCCGTCAACAGGACCAGCCGGGCCGGCGACGGCAAGATCTTCGTGATGCCCGTCTCCGATTCCATCCGCGTCCGGACCGGCGAGGAAGGCGACGCGGCCATCGTCTAG
- a CDS encoding P-II family nitrogen regulator: protein MQTMVRAIVRPEKCDDVLAALMDAGFPAVTKFNVAGRGKQRGIKIGEIQYDEIPKVMLICVVDDKDKEFVVKTVMESARTGTKGAFGDGKIFVSPVEEMYTISSGVKES, encoded by the coding sequence ATGCAGACCATGGTAAGAGCCATCGTTCGTCCCGAGAAATGCGATGACGTCCTGGCCGCCCTGATGGACGCCGGCTTCCCGGCGGTGACCAAGTTCAACGTGGCCGGGCGCGGCAAGCAGCGCGGCATCAAGATCGGCGAGATCCAGTACGACGAGATTCCCAAGGTCATGCTGATCTGCGTCGTGGACGACAAGGACAAGGAATTCGTGGTCAAGACCGTCATGGAAAGCGCCCGCACCGGGACCAAGGGCGCCTTCGGCGACGGCAAGATCTTCGTGAGCCCCGTGGAGGAGATGTACACCATTTCCTCCGGCGTGAAGGAATCCTAG